A single window of Xiphophorus hellerii strain 12219 chromosome 12, Xiphophorus_hellerii-4.1, whole genome shotgun sequence DNA harbors:
- the LOC116729176 gene encoding uncharacterized protein LOC116729176 has protein sequence MKLHVGFLLLLPMELCSRMQVCVSICLFSQMTSLLCSLILFGSAVASPLGLEDVFFSPQDQTVKEGEAVFLQCVSGESSPAANVSWLKDGRIVTRGRQFQGEYGGGQQKKTSGTLHLFNATLQDDGIYVCVAHNSLLNISRRSKPAKLTVEGVPLGPKLVQGPDNITVTMGTEVSMQCTVRGFPVPMVHWFKDGCLLSRCSAAFSLLNNGQLLILRNVTKQDEGWYHCEASIQEETIKSRSAFLLLADMHWSFVQQPSSLTVRRGENVTLTCRPPYSRPEADVSWFKGNQLLSPAVNMTVLPSGDLFFHSIQERDGGVYFCRASNSHLQRFLTSRRATLTVLAPPLVKLWPTVLMVPVGAPAVLECEVSGHPLPSISWMKRGHSKQTGGKVALGQRNTTLYIQSARIYDEAVYVCEASNVLGRSHSTALLRVAVSPIIVTFVSRVSSTAGSSVVLPCRAVGVQPITYSWTRAETRSPISRTETEHVDENGALHISRVQHSDAGEFVCTAENRAGRHQRCTVLTVTAEDRPAYREKQTKLVLSASSNVSEDHHVSAEQNLQPAHHPHLMAQQKLTSCFSCSNTTTSPAFSRKFTAELKAPPSRPDQILEEVIHPAQQLVVTQIQPPILPPPPHPNFLSGDLNPKLPLEKDQHLTSTSRPLGSTPAATSQGFSPTSTSPHQFLQSKENNESPVNLKDKLMWSETPVPTQISVSQIKIKPSDSVKVTSERELYHLKPHSFHQRNILSKNETSSHISPNKPTALHFSASPQQTTHWPATPLSFLPKFHLESPDMQLPPSLITRPPPLQFDDRPTAATLNPGSSQQHHPVSDPVNTSHVYWLNQANSTQKDQASNSTKLTDWKKRNTSQSPMTSNNPRGTQQSPSWLPALEKHDIPIVVGVGISLAFIFITVTFYSVVQKNEPLPPGRAATSLAAQRNLGVPKRHADRQAAGHTYENRAFEDDDSVTVIEQSPNTSDTRARPPGPSLVIVQMEPTFEEIQDVCHPAADHYSVTVETHPEPIVDTKIDSSLEEDKRCSLSLPSIQLQSTEDWTSISGDNHSACQDAFPPPSSLPSRSPSPPSRREDALHSSLTLRSAEPCAAPIHHSLSISHGSPPLLVSHHVSLGLTSVAVDVQVYPAASASTAVSSSTHINSASNSASVTAPLFSPPLFNSQENDDRSTGRLHQSK, from the exons ATGAAGCTGCATGTTggtttccttcttcttcttccgaTGGAGCTCTGCAGTAGGATGCAGGTCTGTGTCTccatctgtttgttttcacagatgaCTTCCCTGCTCTGCTCGCTCATCCTGTTTGGCTCGGCAGTCGCATCTCCTCTGG GTTTGGAGGATGTTTTCTTTAGTCCCCAGGACCAGACAGTGAAAGAAGGAGAGGCTGTTTTCCTGCAGTGTGTGTCTGGAGAAAGTTCGCCTGCAGCAAACGTCTCATGGCTCAAAGACGGACGGATCGTCACAAGAGGCAGACAGTTTCAG GGGGAATATGGAGGAGGACAACAGAAGAAAACTTCAGGCACGCTTCACCTTTTCAATGCAACATTGCAGGATGATGGGATATATGTTTGTGTCGCACACAACTCTCTGCTGAACATCAGCAGGAGGAGTAAACCAGCTAAGCTAACTGTGGAAG GTGTTCCTCTGGGTCCGAAGCTCGTCCAGGGCCCTGACAACATCACGGTTACCATGGGAACTGAGGTCTCCATGCAGTGCACAGTCCGTGGCTTCCCTGTTCCCATGGTGCACTGGTTCAAAGACGGCTGCCTCCTGTCGAGGTGCTCGGCCGCATTCAGCCTCCTGAACAATGGGCAGCTGCTCATACTGAG AAATGTGACAAAGCAGGACGAAGGCTGGTATCACTGTGAAGCATCAATCCAGGAAGAGACTATCAAGTCACGGTCAGCTTTCCTGCTTCTAGCCG ACATGCATTGGAGTTTTGTGCAGCAGCCCTCAAGCCTGACTGTCAGGAGAGGAGAAAACGTGACGCTCACCTGCAGACCTCCATACAGTCGACCAGAAGCTGATGTGTCCTGGTTCAAAGGCAACCAGCTTCTCTCTCCAGCAGTAAACATGACTGTGTTACCCAGTGGAGACCTCTTCTTTCACAG CATCCAGGAGCGTGATGGAGGCGTTTACTTCTGCAGGGCGTCGAACTCTCACCTCCAAAGATTCCTTACTTCTAGAAGAGCGACTCTGACTGTGCTGG CCCCTCCTTTAGTGAAATTGTGGCCCACAGTATTGATGGTTCCTGTGGGAGCCCCAGCAGTGCTGGAGTGTGAGGTGTCCGGTCATCCTTTGCCCTCCATCAGCTGGATGAAAAGAGGCCACTCCAAGCAAACCGGAGGGAAAGTGGCACTAGG ACAGAGAAATACTACTCTCTACATCCAGTCAGCCAGGATCTACGACGAGGCGGTCTACGTGTGTGAAGCCTCCAACGTTTTGGGAAGAAGCCACAGCACAGCCCTGCTGAGAGTTGCTG TGAGTCCCATTATTGTGACTTTTGTAAGCAGAGTGAGCAGCACCGCCGGGTCATCAGTGGTTCTGCCCTGCAGAGCAGTTGGGGTTCAGCCCATCACATACAGCTGGACCAGAGCAGAGACTCGCTCTCCCATCAGCCGCACTGAAACCGAACATGTTGATG AAAATGGAGCCCTGCACATTTCCAGAGTTCAGCATTCGGATGCAGGAGAGTTCGTCTGTACTGCTGAGAACAGAGCTGGACGCCACCAGAGATGCACAGTCCTCACTGTCACAG CTGAAGATCGTCCTGCTTATAGAGAGAAACAGACAAAGCTGGTTCTGTCTGCT aGCTCTAATGTTAGCGAGGATCATCATGTTTCAGCTGAGCAGAACCTTCAACCAGCTCATCATCCCCATCTGATGGCTCAGCAAAAGTTAACAT CAT gtttcagctgcagcaacacAACCACATCTCCAGCTTTTTCAAGAAAATTCACAGCTGAGTTAAAGGCGCCGCCGTCGAGACCTGATCAGATTTTGGAGGAAGTGATCCATCCGGCCCAGCAGCTTGTTGTTACGCAGATACAGCCTCCAATATTGCCGCCTCCGCCGCATCCAAACTTCCTGTCAGGAGATCTCAACCCCAAACTTCCTCTGGAAAAGGATCAACATTTAACTTCTACTAGTCGACCACTCGGTTCAACGCCGGCAGCTACCAGTCAGGGTTTCAGTCCGACATCGACGTCACCACATCAATTTCTGCAatctaaagaaaataatgaatctCCAGTGAATCTAAAAGACAAACTGATGTGGTCGGAAACACCAGTGCCAACACAGATTTCTGTTTCCCAGATTAAAATTAAACCCTCTGATTCAGTGAAAGTTACTTCAGAAAGGGAATTGTACCATTTAAAACCCCATTCTTTCCACCAAAGGAATATCCTCTCCAAAAATGAGACATCGTCACACATTTCTCCAAATAAACCAACTGCTTTGCACTTTTCAGCTTCTCCCCAACAAACAACTCACTGGCCTGCCACACCATTGAGTTTTCTCCCAAAGTTTCATCTTGAAAGCCCCGACATGCAACTTCCACCATCTTTAATCACCAGACCTCCGCCATTACAGTTTGACGATCGACCCACAGCAGCAACGTTAAACCCTGGATCATCTCAGCAGCACCACCCAGTATCAGACCCAGTAAACACCAGTCATGTGTACTGGTTGAATCAGGCGAACTCCACACAGAAAGATCAAGCATCCAACAGCACAAAGCTGACAGACTGGAAAAAGAGGAACACCTCCCAGTCCCCAATGACCAGCAACAATCCCAG AGGAACACAACAGTCGCCATCATGGCTGCCTGCACTTGAGAAACATGACATCCCCATTGTGGTGGGAGTCGGCATATCCCTGGCTTTTATCTTCATAACCGTCACGTTTTATTCAGTCGTCCAGAAGAACGAACCTTTACCTCCAGGCCGAGCAG CCACATCCTTGGCAGCTCAAAGGAATCTTGGAGTCCCAAAAAGACACGCTGACCGCCAAGCTGCTGGACACACGTATGAAAACAG AGCTTTTGAGGATGATGACTCTGTCACCGTGATTGAGCAGAGCCCCAACACGTCAGATACTCGGGCCCGACCTCCAGGGCCCAGTCTGGTCATTGTGCAGATGGAGCCAACGTTTGAGGAGATTCAAGATGTCTGCCACCCTGCAGCGGACCACTACTCAGTGACTGTGGAGACTCATCCTGAGCCCATTGTTGACACCAAG ATTGACTCGTCgctggaggaagataagagatgCAGTTTGTCGCTGCCCAGCATCCAGCTGCAGTCCACTGAGGACTGGACGAGCATCTCAGGGGACAACCACAGCGCATGCCAGGACGCCTTTCCCCCTCCATCCTCTTTACCCTCTCGCTCCCCGTCCCCGCCCTCCAGACGAGAAGACGCTCTACACTCCTCTCTAACGCTGCGCAGCGCGGAGCCTTGTGCCGCACCCATCCACCACAGCCTCAGCATCTCACACGGCAGCCCTCCTCTGCTCGTCTCTCATCACGTCTCTCTGGGCCTCACCTCTGTTGCTGTTGACGTCCAGGTCTATCCTGCAGCTTCTGCTTCAACGGCAGTAAGCAGCAGCACTCACATCAACTCAGCTTCGAACTCAGCCTCTGTGACTGCGCCGTTGTTTAGTCCTCCGTTGTTCAACAGCCAAGAGAACGACGATCGATCGACGGGCAGGTTGCATCAGAGTAAGTAG
- the ptgs1 gene encoding prostaglandin G/H synthase 1, with protein MKWFSLFSILVVLLLMKSSAGAAESSAVNPCCYYPCQNRGVCVRFGTENYSCDCTRTGFHGKNCTTPEFWTRIYLMLKPSSGAVHFFLTHFKWFWTIINNSFLRDTFMRIVLTVRNELIPSPPTYNTKYEYISWESYYNLSYYTRLLPPIPKDCPLPMGTKGKPDLPDPKEFCEKYFKRREFRPDPQGTNLMFAFMAQHFTHQFFKKSHKATVGFTKALGHGVDASNIYGEELERQHQLRLHKDGKLKYQLINGEMYPPKVSEVPVDMVYPEGFPAEQRLAVGQEVFGLVPGLTMYATIWLREHNRVCDILKGEHPTWDDEQLFQTTRLIIIGEIINIIIEEYVQHLSGYHLKLKYDPSLLFGVRFQYTNRIALEFSHLYHWHPLMPDSFLINGEEIPYSQFLYNTSILTHYGVEKLVDAFSRQSAGQIGGGRNIHQAVLRVPEILIRDSRAARLQPFNQYRKRFNLKPYSSFYELTGDEETARGLEELYGDIDALEFYPGLMMEKTRPNSIFGESMVEMGAPFSLKGLFGNPINSPEYWKPSTFGGETGFNIIKTSTLKKLVCLNTKWCPYVDFHVPRNEEVKPRNPSTEL; from the exons ATGAAAT GGTTTAGCTTGTTTTCCATCTTGgtggttctgctgctgatgaAATCATCCGCAGGTGCTGCTGAATCAAGTGCAG tgaatcCTTGTTGCTACTATCCTTGTCAGaacagaggtgtgtgtgtgcgattCGGTACGGAAAACTACAGCTGTGACTGCACCCGAACAGGCTTCCATGGAAAAAACTGCACCACTc CGGAGTTCTGGACCAGAATATATCTGATGCTGAAGCCCAGTTCTGGAGCGGTTCATTTCTTTCTGACCCATTTTAAGTGGTTCTGGACCATCATCAACAACTCTTTCCTGCGAGATACATTCATGAGGATCGTGCTTACTG TCAGAAATGAACTTATTCCCAGTCCACCAACCTACAACACGAAGTACGAGTACATCAGCTGGGAGTCGTACTACAACCTCTCTTACTACACCCGCCTCCTCCCTCCCATACCCAAAGATTGCCCTTTGCCAATGGGAACCAAAG GTAAACCCGATCTTCCTGACCCCAAAGAGTtttgtgagaaatattttaaaaggcGGGAATTCAGGCCAGATCCTCAGGGGACCAATCTGATGTTTGCTTTTATGGCTCAACACTTCACCCACCAGTTCTTCAAGAAAAGTCACAAAGCTACCGTAGGATTCACAAAGGCTTTGGGGCATGGG GTAGATGCAAGCAACATATATGGAGAAGAACTTGAAAGGCAGCATCAGCTTCGGCTTCATAAAGATGGAAAGCTAAAATATCAG CTGATCAATGGGGAGATGTACCCTCCCAAGGTGTCTGAGGTCCCAGTGGACATGGTGTACCCTGAAGGTTTCCCCGCTGAGCAGCGGCTCGCCGTCGGACAGGAAGTGTTCGGGCTCGTCCCAGGCCTCACCATGTACGCCACCATCTGGCTGAGGGAGCACAACAGGGTGTGTGACATCCTGAAAGGCGAACATCCGACCTGGGATGACGAGCAGCTTTTCCAGACCACCAGACTTATCATTATTG GTGAGATCATCAACATTATAATAGAGGAGTACGTGCAGCACCTGAGCGGCTACCACCTGAAGCTGAAGTACGACCCCTCCCTGCTCTTCGGAGTGCGCTTCCAGTACACTAACCGCATCGCCCTGGAGTTCTCCCACCTCTACCACTGGCACCCACTCATGCCGGACAGCTTCCTCATCAACGGAGAAGAAATCCCATACTCCCAGTTTTTGTACAACACCTCCATCCTGACGCATTACGGCGTGGAGAAGCTGGTGGATGCTTTCTCTCGGCAGTCTGCAGGACAG ATAGGCGGCGGTAGAAACATTCACCAAGCGGTGCTCCGAGTCCCAGAAATATTGATCAGAGATTCCAGAGCTGCACGCCTGCAACCTTTCAATCAATACCGAAAAAGGTTCAACTTGAAGCCGTACTCCTCCTTTTATGAATTAACTG GTGATGAAGAAACAGCTCGAGGTTTAGAGGAGCTCTACGGCGACATTGACGCCCTGGAGTTTTATCCCGGCCTCATGATGGAGAAAACTCGCCCCAACTCCATATTCGGAGAGAGCATGGTGGAGATGGGAGCCCCTTTCTCCCTGAAAGGCCTGTTTGGGAATCCCATCAACTCTCCAGAGTACTGGAAGCCCAGCACCTTTGGAGGCGAGACGGGTTTCAACATCATCAAAACGTCGACTCTGAAGAAACTGGTCTGTCTGAACACCAAGTGGTGCCCGTACGTGGACTTCCATGTCCCACGAAACGAGGAGGTGAAGCCGAGGAACCCGTCCACCGAACTTTAA